From a single Lytechinus pictus isolate F3 Inbred unplaced genomic scaffold, Lp3.0 scaffold_19, whole genome shotgun sequence genomic region:
- the LOC129260376 gene encoding cyclic nucleotide-gated channel cone photoreceptor subunit alpha-like: MRARRWTFYLDVLCMLPLDLLYIRVGTIYAIVRIPRLLRFHRAMEFFERTETITNYPNIVRVVNLIIYIIVIIHWNACIYFSISKAIGLGVDEWVYNDNFMIQLPNGTLIPTDSLVRRYIYSLYWSTLTLTTIGETPKPVTDAEHLFVVVDFLVGVLIFATIVGNVGSMISHMNASKADFQNRIDGVKHYMSLRKVSKELEQRIIKWFDYIWSNKKTLDEEAILNTLPEKLRAEIAIHVHMDTLRRVTIFSDCEPGLLVELVLKLKPQVFSPGDFVCRKGDIGREMYIVKQGKLQVVSEDGKTVYATLSDGSYFGEISILNVPGSLSGNRRTANVRSVGYSDVFCLSKDDLLDALKEYPEARVILEERGRTILMKDGLIDEEAAKRGGRTAEQVEQLEKLDRLDGNLNHLQIRFSRLLQEYSNSQMKLKQRLTRLEKKMKSVKSSHSNNEATPRSGLDTEIDTHRDYVS; encoded by the coding sequence ATGCGAGCCCGGAGGTGGACATTCTACCTTGATGTTCTGTGCATGCTCCCTCTTGATCTGCTTTACATACGAGTAGGGACAATCTATGCCATCGTCAGGATACCTAGATTATTAAGGTTCCACAGAGCCATGGAGTTCTTTGAACGCACTGAAACCATCACCAATTACCCGAACATTGTCCGAGTGGTAAACCTCATCATctacatcatcgtcatcattcaCTGGAATGCCTGTATTTACTTCTCGATATCAAAAGCCATCGGATTGGGTGTCGATGAATGggtttataatgataattttatgATTCAGTTACCAAATGGAACGCTTATACCTACAGACTCACTGGTCAGGAGATATATTTACAGTTTGTACTGGTCTACGTTAACGCTTACTACCATAGGAGAGACACCAAAACCGGTAACAGACGCAGAACATCTTTTCGTTGTGGTCGATTTCCTGGTAGGAGTCCTCATCTTTGCTACTATTGTCGGTAATGTCGGTTCCATGATTAGTCATATGAATGCAAGTAAGGCGGATTTTCAGAATCGCATTGATGGTGTGAAGCATTACATGAGCCTAAGGAAGGTCAGCAAAGAACTCGAGCAACGGATCATCAAATGGTTCGACTATATATGGTCTAACAAAAAGACTCTGGACGAAGAAGCAATACTTAACACGTTACCAGAAAAACTGAGGGCTGAAATCGCAATACATGTTCACATGGACACTTTACGACGAGTTACCATCTTTTCTGATTGCGAACCAGGACTTCTGGTCGAGCTGGTCCTCAAACTTAAACCTCAGGTCTTTAGTCCAGGAGATTTCGTCTGTCGGAAAGGAGACATCGGACGAGAAATGTACATCGTAAAGCAGGGTAAACTTCAGGTGGTCAGCGAGGATGGTAAGACGGTTTATGCTACCCTGAGTGATGGAAGTTATTTCGGTGAGATCAGCATTCTGAATGTTCCTGGTAGCTTATCAGGTAACCGCCGAACGGCCAATGTACGAAGTGTAGGTTATTCAGACGTGTTCTGTCTATCAAAGGACGATCTTCTAGATGCCCTCAAGGAATATCCTGAAGCAAGGGTTATTCTTGAAGAAAGAGGGCGCACTATCTTAATGAAAGACGGTTTGATTGATGAGGAAGCTGCAAAGAGAGGTGGTCGCACTGCAGAGCAGGTCGAACAGCTTGAGAAACTGGATCGCTTAGATGGGAATTTGAATCACTTACAAATTCGGTTCTCTCGACTTCTTCAGGAATATAGCAATTCACAAATGAAACTGAAGCAGAGATTGACAAGGTTAGAGAAGAAGATGAAATCAGTGAAAAGCTCACATTCCAATAATGAAGCGACGCCGAGGTCAGGGTTGGACACTGAAATCGACACACATAGAGATTACGTGTCATGA